In one Castor canadensis chromosome 15, mCasCan1.hap1v2, whole genome shotgun sequence genomic region, the following are encoded:
- the LOC141417243 gene encoding uncharacterized protein, which yields MLPTQEGRPPPAGPSHPSVVHLLQPNHPSLSAPLLAHRRPCHCPFGDFMPGFLDAPGRRYRLKLGMLTPCGISHPQGARLCAGNCRMVCNPATKQICPSSNNQRPPPVPRQMVCWTLASRERNAQEPSVKETTVNALKGSNKGIVQKEGAGQMTNSTLASPARNAQQPGAKDATLKETMQSRVEEESQILRDGKKSKRKCHESSGNSPSTSEPLLADGSSASLVQKPVPLKRSLASETSDDPLNKRARMCSRCSPPSKFTCGIPVPKRNAIMSSYSSTGGVSQLWKRRGHTSALLSGPASSHCQQPERTAKNKREEGLGHGSSTTAPTPQVMDKESHGQRATDDTTRKEKKSSMSLPTPGSSGSRKRKRCGDPLTCPLPPLLAYPITPEVHREKKARFQRFSKALEDKTVVASNCVTKEPCLTFTLPAIGPASLPSSHPTPAQGPGATPLLASLKTVEIPDGTPSLPAPADVVSTTTPAPGPGATPLLANPKTVEIPDCTPPLPAPADVVSTTTPAPGPGATPLLANPKTVEIPDCTPPLPAPADVVSTTTPAPGPGASPLLANPKTVEIPDCTPPLPAPADVVSTTTPAPGPGATPLLASPKTMPNPDCAVSLPGPAVVVSTGTPAPAKPPGHTLTLTAERPASCPASVPTSGLSTIPLVGHLKKMKNLQAPPSFPVVVGVVTTVAPAPPKTTGLPAVLSSSHSVTFAGTSSAASVGQAPTSSSVVPMDTSPAPPLQPPVSGNLQGPPILPTASVGQAPTSSSVVPMDTSPAPPLQPPVSGNLQGPPILPTASVGQAPTSSSVVPMDTSPAPPLQPPVSSKLQGVLWPAPTQNPKALGSMPTNHSSPTGPGLTSAVSMKSQGNKPSLSTHVGTFPASSHHTIPPRTKTTIPPIKPQSGLIIPRNFLHMPAHCLMQTTALVTGPPMITSSATLTTTGPASRSSSKPMSGFGVKSVASTTSTTTSTTASTTTLTSQGIHLGASAPSGAHNPVAPSSFQIPQPSTLSTSAPPTSFGQPLPSTNPSTPGISGLNHPLTTATSLGTLRVGDTTNPSSNTHPVPPPYTGPKSQPTNGGSKKQKKRVKMSALIKAFAALSLADSVPLQAHKQQSQPKLDKSMRSLVAKFSKLSFV from the coding sequence ATGCTCCCCACCCAGGAGGGACGGCCACCGCCCGCCGGCCCCTCGCACCCCTCCGTGGTCCACCTCCTGCAGCCCAACCACCCCTCACTCTCCGCCCCTCTTCTAGCCCATAGGAGACCTTGCCACTGCCCCTTTGGGGATTTCATGCCAGGGTTCCTGGATGCACCTGGAAGACGGTACCGGCTCAAGCTGGGTATGCTCACCCCTTGCGGGATCAGTCACCCCCAAGGGGCCAGGCTCTGTGCGGGAAACTGCAGGATGGTCTGCAACCCAGCGACCAAGCAGATTTGCCCCAGCAGTAACAACCAGAGGCCACCTCCAGTGCCACGTCAGATGGTCTGCTGGACACTGGCCTCCAGGGAAAGAAATGCCCAGGAGCCTAGCGTAAAGGAGACCACAGTGAATGCCTTGAAAGGCTCGAATAAAGGGATAGTGCAGAAAGAAGGAGCAGGGCAGATGACCAACTCCACGCTGGCCTCCCCAGCAAGAAATGCCCAGCAGCCAGGTGCAAAGGACGCCACTCTCAAAGAGACAATGCAAAGTAGGGTGGAGGAAGAGTCCCAAATACTTAGAGATggcaagaaaagcaagagaaagtgcCATGAGAGTAGTGGGAACAGCCCGTCAACATCTGAACCCCTCCTGGCCGATGGCTCTTCTGCTAGTCTTGTACAGAAACCTGTACCCCTGAAGAGAAGTCTCGCTTCTGAGACCTCTGATGACCCCTTAAATAAGCGGGCACGCATGTGTTCTAGGTGCTCCCCGCCAAGCAAGTTCACATGTGGCATCCCAGTGCCCAAGCGCAATGCAATCATGAGTTCCTACAGCTCCACTGGAGGCGTCTCCCAGCTGTGGAAGAGGAGGGGGCACACCTCAGCCCTCCTCTCTGGACCAGCTTCCTCCCACTGCCAGCAGCCAGAGaggacagcaaagaacaaaagagaggaggggctggggcatggctctagtACTACTGCTCCCACTCCCCAGGTGATGGACAAGGAGTCCCATGGACAAAGGGCTACAGATGACACcacaaggaaggagaaaaagtccTCCATGTCACTACCCACACCTGGCAGCTCTGGGAGCAGGAAACGCAAGCGGTGCGGGGACCCACTGACCTGCCCTTTACCTCCCTTGCTTGCCTATCCTATCACTCCTGAAGTCCATAGAGAGAAGAAGGCCAGATTCCAGCGGTTTAGCAAGGCTCTGGAGGACAAGACTGTTGTGGCCTCTAACTGTGTCACTAAAGAGCCTTGCCTCACTTTCACGCTACCTGCAATAGGGCCAGCTTCCTTGCCATCCTCACACCCCACGCCTGCACAAGGCCCAGGTGCTACCCCGCTGCTGGCCAGTCTGAAGACAGTGGAGATCCCTGACGGCACACCATCCTTACCAGCACCTGCCGATGTAGTCAGCACTACCACCCCTGCACCAGGCCCAGGTGCTACCCCACTGCTGGCCAATCCAAAGACAGTGGAGATCCCTGACTGCACACCACCCTTACCAGCACCTGCCGATGTAGTCAGCACTACCACCCCTGCACCAGGCCCAGGTGCTACCCCACTGCTGGCCAATCCAAAGACAGTGGAGATCCCTGATTGCACACCACCCTTACCAGCACCTGCCGATGTAGTCAGCACTACAACCCCTGCACCAGGCCCAGGTGCTAGCCCATTGCTGGCCAATCCAAAGACAGTGGAGATCCCTGACTGCACACCACCCTTACCAGCACCTGCCGATGTAGTCAGCACTACAACCCCTGCACCAGGCCCAGGTGCTACCCCACTGCTGGCCAGCCCAAAGACCATGCCGAACCCTGACTGTGCAGTGTCCTTACCAGGACCTGCTGTTGTAGTTAGCACTGGAACTCCTGCACCTGCCAAGCCACCTGGCCACACACTGACCCTGACCGCAGAAAGGCCAGCTTCCTGTCCAGCCTCCGTCCCCACCTCAGGCCTAAGCACTATCCCACTGGTTGGGCACTTGAAAAAGATGAAGAATCTACAGGCCCCACCATCTTTTCCAGTGGTGGTTGGTGTGGTTACTACTGTAGCTCCCGCACCTCCGAAGACAACTGGCCTTCCAGCTGTCCTTAGTTCTTCACATTCAGTGACCTTTGCAGGAACATCTTCAGCAGCTTCTGtggggcaggcacctacttcctcctcAGTTGTGCCTATGGATACATCGCCCGCTCCACCCCTTCAACCTCCAGTTTCAGGCAATCTACAAGGCCCCCCCATACTTCCAACAGCTTCTGtggggcaggcacctacttcctcctcAGTTGTGCCTATGGATACATCACCCGCTCCACCCCTTCAACCTCCAGTTTCAGGCAATCTACAAGGCCCCCCCATACTTCCAACAGCTTCTGtggggcaggcacctacttcctcctcAGTTGTGCCTATGGATACATCGCCCGCTCCACCCCTTCAACCTCCAGTTTCATCCAAACTACAAGGTGTCCTCTGGCCTGCCCCCACTCAAAACCCAAAGGCCCTTGGCAGCATGCCTACCAACCATTCCTCCCCTACTGGCCCTGGCCTGACCTCTGCCGTTTCCATGAAAAGCCAGGGAAACAAACCCTCTCTTTCCACACATGTGGGCACATTCCCAGCCTCTTCTCACCACACCATCCCCCCCAGGACCAAAACTACCATCCCGCCCATCAAGCCCCAAAGTGGCCTCATTATACCTCGTAATTTCCTACACATGCCAGCCCACTGTTTAATGCAGACAACTGCTTTAGTTACCGGTCCCCCCATGATCACTAGTTCAGCCACACTCACCACCACTGGTCCAGCCAGTCGGTCTTCCTCAAAGCCTATGAGTGGTTTTGGGGTAAAGAGCGTGGCcagcaccacctccaccaccaccagcaccactgCTTCCACCACCACCTTGACCTCTCAGGGAATCCACCTTGGGGCTTCTGCTCCCTCTGGTGCCCACAACCCAGTGGCCCCGAGCTCCTTCCAGATACCCCAGCCCTCTACCCTGTCCACATCTGCACCACCCACCTCTTTTGGTCAGCCCCTACCCAGTACTAATCCCAGCACCCCTGGCATCAGTGGCCTTAACCACCCACTCACTACTGCTACCAGTCTGGGGACGCTGAGAGTCGGAGACACCACCAACCCTTCCTCCAACACCCATCCCGTCCCCCCACCCTACACAGGACCCAAATCCCAGCCCACCAATGGAGGctcaaagaagcagaagaagagggTCAAGATGTCAGCCCTTATTAAAGCATTCGCTGCTCTTTCACTGGCCGATTCTGTGCCACTCCAGGCACACAAGCAGCAGAGTCAACCGAAACTGGACAAATCCATGAGGTCTTTGGTGGCTAAGTTTTCTAAACTTTCCTTTGTTTGA